The window CCAATGGTGCAGGCGGCGGGCGAAGCCGCAGAAGTTCGGGTACTGGCGGTCACCGAGGGCCAGCACCGAGTAGTTCAGACCCTCGAGGGCCAGCGCCTGGCCAAGCACCCTGCGTTCGAAGCCGCGGGCGCTGTCCGGCGCCTCGCCGTCACCGAAGGTGCTGACGACGAACAGGGCATGGCGCGCCTCGCGCAGCTGGCGTTCGTCCAGTTGCGCCAGCGGCTGGACCTGTACCGGCAGGCCGGCGGCCTGCAATTGGCCGGCGGTCTGCCAGGCCAACTGTTCGGCGAAACCGCTCTGGCTGGCAAAACCCACCAGCCAGCCCGAGGTCTCGCCATTGTTCTGGCCGAGGCCCTCGCGGGCTTTTTTCACCGCCTGTTTCTTGCGCCGACGATCCAGGTAAAGCAGCCAGCCGGTGACGAAGAACAGCGGCATGGTCAGGCTGGAAACCGTCAGCAGGATCCGCCCGGTGAGGCCGAAATAGCTGCCGACATGCAACGCGTAGATGCTGGTCAGCAACTGTGCCTTGAGGCTCTTGTCGGCGTAGGGGAAGTGCTCGCGGATCTTGCCGGTGGCCGGGTCGAGGATGATCTGGTTCAGGGCGCGATCATGAGGCGAGTCCTGCAGCATGTAGAACACGGTCGCCGGCTGCCCGGCCACGGGTGGCATGCGGATGTTGTAGGCCGTCAGGCCCGGGCCTGCAGCCTTCTGGATGCTGGCCCAGATTGCGTCGTAGTCGGCGGTGGGGGCCGGACCTGCCGGTGCCGGGCCACGGTTGCCCCGGCGCTGCTGGGCCGGGGAGTCGGCCAGCAGCTTGTTCAGGCCGTTGGAGTACCACTCGTAGGACCAGGACAACCCGGTCAATGCCGACAGCAGGTAGAACACCAGGCACCAGGTGCCGGCCACCGAGTGCAGATCCCAGTTGAAGGCCCGGCCCTTTTTCGCCCAGTCGAGGGTCAGCCAGGCGCGCCAGTCGAGGGCCTTGCGCGGCCAGCGCAGGTACAGCCCGGACAGGCAGAAGAACACCAGCATCAGGGTGCAGGCACCGGTGATCTGGCGACCGGTGTCGCCCATGGCCAGGATGCGATGCAGTTGCAGCGTCAGGTTGAAGAAGTCCTGGCCGACCACGTCGCCCTGGTACTCGCCGGTATAGGGATCGAAGTAGCGCAACTGGCCCCGGCGCTCCCCCGGTGGGGCGGTGAAGAACACCCGTCCTGCCTGATCGCCATGGGGTTCGACCCACAGCATCGCAACGCTCTTGCCTTCGTTGGCCTCGAGCTTGCGCACCAGCTCGGCCGGCGGCAGGGCGGGATGATCGGGGACCTCGACCTGCAGCACCGAGGGGTTGAGCAGGCGCAGCAGTTCGTCCTGGAAGGACACCATGGCACCGGTAATGCCCATGAAGGCCAGCACCAGCCCGGCAGTGATGCCGAACAGCCAATGCAGCTGGAACAGTGTTTTTTTCAACACGATGACCGCCTTGCTCAATCAAACCGATTCTTCACGGCACCTATTATGCCGTGTGTGCGAATGCGACGAATTCATATTTGTTAGCTTTTTACAAACATTACGATACACAGCGCTACAACGGACCTGACGCACGAAAGCCCCGCTCATGTCGATGGGCGGGGCTTTCGGCTACGCAACAACCTAGAAGTGGAAGTTGGTGGTCAGCAAGGCGGTACGGCCGGGCGCCTGGTTGGCGAAGTGGGTCGAGAAGGCCTTGTCGTAGTAGGTCTCGTTGGTCAGGTTCTGCACGTTGAGCTGCAGGTCGATGTTCTTGGTCAGCTTGTAGGCGGCCATGGCGTCGTAACGGGTGTAGGACGGTACGTAGACAGTGTTGCCGGTATCGCCGTAGACCTGGTCGACGTAGAAGGCACCGCCGCCGATGGTCAGCTTGGGCATGACCTCGTAGGTGGTCCACAGGCTGAAGCTGTTCTTCGGCGTGTTCGGCATCTGGTTGCCGCTGGCCTGGGCGGCTCCGGCGGTGACGGCACCGTTGCGGCCGGTCAGGCCGGCGTCGACCAGTTCACTCTTGAGGTAGCTGTAGCCGGCGAACACTTGCCACTTGTCGGTGATCTTGCCGCTGGCCGACAGCTCCAGGCCATCGACCCGCGATTCGCCGGCGTTCTCATAGATGTTCTGCGACACCAGGACCCGGGTGTTTTCCTTCTCGGTGCGGAAGATCGCCGCTGTCAGAGAGAGGCGGTCGTGGAATACGTCCCACTTGGTACCCAGCTCGTAGTTGGTGGTGGTTTCCGGTTCCAGGTCGCTTTGCAGCGTGCTGTTGCCGGCGGTCAACGGGTTGCCGTCACTGCCCTGGCCGAGCATGGCGCCTGGCGGGGTGGCGGAGGTCGCGTAGGAGACATAGATACTGCCGTTTTCCACCGGCTTCCACACCAGGCCGCTCTGCCAGTTCCAGAAATGGCTGTCGTTGCTGGTCTTGCCGGTGGTGGTGTTTTTCGCCTCGGTCTTGAACGAGTCGTAGCGCAGGCCGACGTTGAGCTGCCATTTCGGGTCCAGCTCGATGGTGTCGAAGGCATAGATCGCACGGGTGTCGCCGGTGGTGTCGGTGCCCGCGTAGTTGCGGGTGATGGCGCCGGTCCAGGCATCGTTCGGGTTCGGGTTGCTCAGCGAGGTGCAGCTTGGAATCGTACCCGGGTTGCAGACCTTGGCGGTGTTGCCTGCCACGTTGTAGCTGCTGGTCTGGCTTTCCTCGCGGCTGATTTCGACGCCGGTCGAGTAGCTGTGCTTCATGTCCAGCAGGCGGAAGTTGCCGAACAGGTCGGTCTGGTTGGTGGTGGTTTCGGTGTTCGACACCAGGGTGTTGGCGCGACGCCAGACGGTGCCGTAGCGGTTCACGTTGAACTTGCTGTCGTCCGGCTGGGTGAGGATGTAGTCCTGGCCGGTGTTGCCGTGACGCAGGGTGTTCTTGATGGTCATCGCATCGTTCAGGTCATGCTCGAAGGCAAAGGTGCTGATATCGGTGCGGGTCTTGCGGAAGTCGCGATCCTTCAGGCCGTAGAAGTTGCTGCTGTCGCCGCCATCGTTCGGCTTGTCGTGGACGTGGGCGGTGGCGGTCGATGAGCCGTAGCCGTAGGGAATGCCCGAGTCTGGCAGGTCATCGCTCTGCATGTGGTAGTAGCTGAGGTTGACGCGGGTATCGGTACCCAAACCGAAGCTCAGCGAGGGCGCGACACCCCAACGGTCGTAGTTGACCGAGTCACGGTCAGCGACGTTCTGTTCGTGGCTCATCAGGTTCAGGCGGAACGCGGCGCTGTCGAGGAACTGGCGGTTCACGTCGAGCACGTAGCGGCGGGTCTGGTCGGAGCCATAGGTGAAACCGCCGTTGGTGAAGTCGGCCTGCTTGGGCAGCTTGCTGACCAGGTTCAGGCTGCCCCCGGCCGAGCCGCGGCCGCCGAACGAGGAGTTGGGGCCCTTGCTGACTTCGATCGACTCGACGTCGAAGATTTCCCGCGATTGCGCGCCGGTGTCCCGTACGCCGTCGACGTAGGTATCACCCTGGGCATCGAAGCCGCGGATGAAGGGGCGGTCACCCTGCGGGTTGCCGCCTTCGCCGGCGCCGAAGGTGATGCCCGGCACGGTGCGCAGGGCATCCTGCAGCGAGGTGGCGGCGGTGTCCTTCAGCACCTGCTGCGGCACGACGGTGACCGAGCGCGGCGTGTCGACCAGGGGCGCGGTGTATTTCTGCGAGGAGGCCTTTTCGACCTGGTAGGAGGTGGACTCCTGGGCTTCGCCTGTCACGGTGGTGGCACCGAGCGAAAGCACCTTGTCCTGTGCCTTGCTGTCGGTCTCTTCTGCCGCCTGGACCATGTGCGCGGCCGAGGTGGCCGTGATGGCCATGCCGATTGCCGAGGCGAGCAGGCGTGGTGAACCGGTCGGTGTTTGTCTTTGTTGGCGTGACATCAGAATTCCCCTCCCCGAGGTTTTGAGGCGGCGGAATATAGGGTAAACAAGTATTTGTATCAATTGCGATAAATTACTATTCGCGGTTAATTTACATTCTTTACAAATTTTCCTTACGGTTTTTACGTTCTCATTCGTCTGCCGGGCCGAACGGCGTTTTACAGTTTCAATAAGAATCAAATACCATTGCGATACTTTCTCTTTAAGGTGTCGCTCCATGCTGTTGCACATCCCTGGCGTGTTCTCCCGCGACGAAGTGCTGCGTATTCGCGAGGCGCTGGAGCAGGCCGATTGGGCCGATGGCAAGGTTACTGCGGGTTACCAGTCGGCCAAGGCCAAGCACAACCTGCAATTGTCCGAGGGGCATCCGCTGGCCAAGGAGATCGGTGCGGCGATGCTCGAGCGGCTGTGGAAAAATCCGCAGTTCATGTCTGCAGCGCTGCCGCACAAGGTGTTCCCGCCGTTGCTGAACTGCTACACGGCGGGTGGCAGTTTCGACTTCCACATCGACAACGCGGTGCGCCAACCCCGCGGCAACCCGGAGCGGGTCCGCACGGACCTGTCGTCGACGCTGTTCTTCAGCGATCCGGACGACTACGACGGTGGTGAGTTGGAAATCCAGGACACCTACGGTACGCGGCAGGTCAAGCTGCCGGCCGGTGACCTGGTGCTCTATCCGGGCACCAGCCTGCACAAGGTCAACGCGGTGACCCGTGGGGCCCGTTATGCGGCGTTCTTCTGGACCCAGAGCCTGGTCCGCGAGGACAGCCAGCGAACCCTGCTGTTCGACATGGACAATGCGATCCAGAGCCTGACCCGTGACGTGCCCGATCACCCGGCGCTGATCCAGCTGACCGGTACCTACCACAACCTGCTGCGCCGCTGGGTGGAGGTCTAGTCGATGAGCTTTCAGTTGCGCCGCCAGGAAGTGCTCGATGGCGAGTCGTTGCGGGCGATGCTGGAGGACAATCCGGTGCGCGCCGCCCAGGCCATCCTGCTGGCTGCCGGCGAGGGGATCGTCGAGGCCCAGGCCCTGCTGGGGCAGATTCTCCTGCAGGGGCAAGGCATCGAACAGGACCCGGCATTGGCCGTGCGCTGGTTCGAGATTGCCGCCAATGGCGGTCACGCGATGGCGCGCAACATGCTCGGGCGTTGCCACGAGCACGGCTGGGGCTGCGAGGCCGATGCCGTGCAGGCTGCCCGGCATTACCGGATGGCTGCGCAGGCTGGCCTGGACTGGGGTTTGTACAACCATGCCAACCTGCTGGCGACCGGGCGCGGGGTGGCCGAGGACCAGGTGCAGGCGCTGGCGGGGTATCGGCAGGCGGCGGAGATGGGGCATGCCAAGTCGATGAACCTGCTCGGGCGTTACCTGGAAGATGGACGGTTCTGTCCGGCTGACCTGACGGCGGCCCACGAATGGTATCGACGTTCGGCCGAGGCGGGGGATTTTCGCGGGCAGTTCAGCCATGCGGCGGTGTTGGCTGACCAGGGCCAGGTCGAGTCGGCCCTGCAGTGGTTGGAGCGGGCGCTGGAGGGCGGCAACCTGAAGTTTCTCCGGGTCAGTCGCCAGGCGCTAAAGGCCGCGAGTGATCCGGCGATCCGGGGCATGGCCCTGGCCTATCACCAGCGGGCGG of the Pseudomonas vanderleydeniana genome contains:
- a CDS encoding sulfite reductase flavoprotein subunit alpha yields the protein MLKKTLFQLHWLFGITAGLVLAFMGITGAMVSFQDELLRLLNPSVLQVEVPDHPALPPAELVRKLEANEGKSVAMLWVEPHGDQAGRVFFTAPPGERRGQLRYFDPYTGEYQGDVVGQDFFNLTLQLHRILAMGDTGRQITGACTLMLVFFCLSGLYLRWPRKALDWRAWLTLDWAKKGRAFNWDLHSVAGTWCLVFYLLSALTGLSWSYEWYSNGLNKLLADSPAQQRRGNRGPAPAGPAPTADYDAIWASIQKAAGPGLTAYNIRMPPVAGQPATVFYMLQDSPHDRALNQIILDPATGKIREHFPYADKSLKAQLLTSIYALHVGSYFGLTGRILLTVSSLTMPLFFVTGWLLYLDRRRKKQAVKKAREGLGQNNGETSGWLVGFASQSGFAEQLAWQTAGQLQAAGLPVQVQPLAQLDERQLREARHALFVVSTFGDGEAPDSARGFERRVLGQALALEGLNYSVLALGDRQYPNFCGFARRLHHWLETRGGQTLFAPVEVDSGDPYALRYWQQQLSQVTGGAPVASWEAPRFDNWTLNRRELLNPGSSGSAVYLLGLSAPAPSTWQAGDLVEILPRQSSAAVEQFLSGLGLDASSPVQVDGLSETLAQALAGRQLPDNRGHLVGLHAQALVDALVPLAQREYSIASIASDGELELLVRQERHADGSLGLGSGWLTEHAGLGAAISLRLRRNSVFHLPDEPCPLILLGNGTGLAGLRSLLKARIADGQQRNWLLFGERNQAHDFYCREELQGWLTNGDIARLDLAFSRDQPAKVYVQDRLREAADELHRWLADGAAIYICGSLQGMASGVDQTLVDLLGADVVERLIEQGRYRRDVY
- a CDS encoding TonB-dependent receptor → MSRQQRQTPTGSPRLLASAIGMAITATSAAHMVQAAEETDSKAQDKVLSLGATTVTGEAQESTSYQVEKASSQKYTAPLVDTPRSVTVVPQQVLKDTAATSLQDALRTVPGITFGAGEGGNPQGDRPFIRGFDAQGDTYVDGVRDTGAQSREIFDVESIEVSKGPNSSFGGRGSAGGSLNLVSKLPKQADFTNGGFTYGSDQTRRYVLDVNRQFLDSAAFRLNLMSHEQNVADRDSVNYDRWGVAPSLSFGLGTDTRVNLSYYHMQSDDLPDSGIPYGYGSSTATAHVHDKPNDGGDSSNFYGLKDRDFRKTRTDISTFAFEHDLNDAMTIKNTLRHGNTGQDYILTQPDDSKFNVNRYGTVWRRANTLVSNTETTTNQTDLFGNFRLLDMKHSYSTGVEISREESQTSSYNVAGNTAKVCNPGTIPSCTSLSNPNPNDAWTGAITRNYAGTDTTGDTRAIYAFDTIELDPKWQLNVGLRYDSFKTEAKNTTTGKTSNDSHFWNWQSGLVWKPVENGSIYVSYATSATPPGAMLGQGSDGNPLTAGNSTLQSDLEPETTTNYELGTKWDVFHDRLSLTAAIFRTEKENTRVLVSQNIYENAGESRVDGLELSASGKITDKWQVFAGYSYLKSELVDAGLTGRNGAVTAGAAQASGNQMPNTPKNSFSLWTTYEVMPKLTIGGGAFYVDQVYGDTGNTVYVPSYTRYDAMAAYKLTKNIDLQLNVQNLTNETYYDKAFSTHFANQAPGRTALLTTNFHF
- a CDS encoding Fe2+-dependent dioxygenase codes for the protein MLLHIPGVFSRDEVLRIREALEQADWADGKVTAGYQSAKAKHNLQLSEGHPLAKEIGAAMLERLWKNPQFMSAALPHKVFPPLLNCYTAGGSFDFHIDNAVRQPRGNPERVRTDLSSTLFFSDPDDYDGGELEIQDTYGTRQVKLPAGDLVLYPGTSLHKVNAVTRGARYAAFFWTQSLVREDSQRTLLFDMDNAIQSLTRDVPDHPALIQLTGTYHNLLRRWVEV
- a CDS encoding tetratricopeptide repeat protein, whose product is MSFQLRRQEVLDGESLRAMLEDNPVRAAQAILLAAGEGIVEAQALLGQILLQGQGIEQDPALAVRWFEIAANGGHAMARNMLGRCHEHGWGCEADAVQAARHYRMAAQAGLDWGLYNHANLLATGRGVAEDQVQALAGYRQAAEMGHAKSMNLLGRYLEDGRFCPADLTAAHEWYRRSAEAGDFRGQFSHAAVLADQGQVESALQWLERALEGGNLKFLRVSRQALKAASDPAIRGMALAYHQRAAAIGDEHDLAALQAFQA